In Erigeron canadensis isolate Cc75 chromosome 1, C_canadensis_v1, whole genome shotgun sequence, a single window of DNA contains:
- the LOC122609270 gene encoding citrate synthase, glyoxysomal has protein sequence MGIIENNNKSSKVAQARLAVLSAHLSSCVESNDFIESSPVSAQVFVAPPPNLKGSLSVSDDRTGKKYKFQVSDEGTIKAADFKKITTGNNDKGLKLYDPGYLNTAPVRSSICYIDGDEGILRYRGYPIEELAESSSFLDVAYLLMYGNLPSQSQLADWEFTVAQHSAVPQGILDIIHAMPHDAHPMGVLVSAMSALSVFHPDANPALRGQDLYKSKPVRDKQIVRILGKAPTIAAAAYLRMAGRPPVLPSSNLSYSENFLYMLDSLGDKSYKPNPRLARVLDILFILHAEHEMNCSTAAARHLASSGVDVYTALAGAVGALYGPLHGGANEAVLKMLNEIGTVDNIPEFIEGVKNRKRKMSGFGHRVYKNYDPRAKVIKKLAEEVFSIVGRDPLIEVAIALEQAALSDEYFVKRKLYPNVDFYSGLIYRAMGFPTEFFPVLFAIPRMAGYLSHWRESLDDPDTKIMRPAQVYTGVWMRHYIPAQERMSSTAAVVDKLGQLSVSNATRRRLSGSGI, from the exons ATGGGaattattgaaaataacaacaAATCAAGTAAAGTTGCACAAGCAAGATTAGCAGTATTATCAGCTCATCTTTCATCATGTGTTGAATCAAATGATTTCATTGAATCTTCCCCTGTCTCTGCTCAAGTTTTTGTGGCCCCACCTCCCAATTTAAAAGGGTCTTTATCAGTTTCTGATGATAGAACTGgcaaaaaatacaaatttcaaGTTTCTGATGAAGGTACCATTAAAGCTGCTGACTTTAAGAAg ATAACAACAGGAAACAACGATAAGGGTTTGAAGCTTTATGATCCGGGATACCTTAACACGGCTCCAGTTCGGTCATCGATCTGCTACATTGATGGTGATGAAGGGATCTTGAGGTATAGAGGGTATCCGATTGAAGAGTTAGCTGAGAGTAGTTCGTTCTTAGATGTAGCCTATCTTTTAA TGTATGGGAACTTACCTTCTCAGAGCCAGTTAGCTGATTGGGAGTTCACCGTTGCACAACATTCAGCCGTTCCCCAAGGAATCTTG GATATCATACATGCAATGCCTCATGATGCTCATCCAATGGGTGTTTTGGTCAGCGCAATGAGTGCCCTTTCTGTATTCCACCCCGATGCAAACCCTGCTCTTAGA ggtCAAGATTTGTACAAATCTAAGCCAGTGCGAGATAAGCAAATAGTGCGCATACTTGGGAAG GCTCCTACTATCGCAGCAGCAGCGTATCTTAGGATGGCAGGGAGACCTCCTGTTCTTCCTTCCAGCAATCTTTCTTACTCAGAGAATTTCTTATACATGCTGGATTCATT agGTGACAAGTCTTATAAACCCAACCCTAGACTTGCTCGAGTACTCGATATCCTTTTTATATTACATGCAGAACATGAAATGAATTGTTCCACAGCAGCGGCGAGGCATCTTGCATCAAG TGGTGTTGATGTATACACAGCTCTTGCTGGAGCGGTTGGAGCACTATATGGTCCTCTTCATGGTGGAGCAAATGAG GCGGTCCTGAAGATGCTCAATGAGATTGGAACTGTTGACAATATTCCCGAGTTCATCGAAGGAGTGAAAAATAG AAAGCGAAAAATGTCGGGTTTTGGGCATCGTGTATACAAGAACTATGATCCTAGAGCAAAGGTTATTAAAAAGCTGGCAGAGGAGGTATTCTCAATTGTAGGCAGAGATCCCCTTATTGAG GTAGCTATTGCTTTGGAGCAAGCTGCACTATCAGATGAGTACTTTGTTAAAAGAAAGTTGTACCCAAATGTTGATTTCTATTCTGGGCTGATTTATAG GGCAATGGGTTTCCCAACTGAGTTTTTCCCTGTATTGTTTGCAATTCCTCGAATGGCTGGCTATTTGTCACACTGGAGAGAGTCGCTTGATGATCCTGACACAAAGATCATGAGGCCCGCACAG GTATACACGGGTGTATGGATGCGCCATTATATTCCTGCCCAAGAACGAATGTCATCAACTGCAGCTGTAGTAGACAAGCTTGGGCAGCTTTCTGTCTCCAATGCCACTAGGCGACGGTTGTCTGGCTCTGGTATTTGA
- the LOC122584743 gene encoding ubiquinone biosynthesis O-methyltransferase, mitochondrial — protein MSSRMFSRSLYNLRNLSRRSGFRPAVIAAVQPHVWNRSYVSTPQPAASASTSSLNQAELAKFAAIADSWWDAEGPFKPLHVMNPTRLAFIRSTLCRHFGKDPFSARPFEGLKFIDVGCGGGILSEPLARMGASVTGIDAVDKNIKIARLHAELDPVASSIEYRCTTAENLVEEKEEFDAVLALEVIEHVAEPAEFCKSLSALTASNGATVISTINRSMRAYATAIIAAEYILHWLPKGTHQWSSFLTPEELVMILQRASISVEEMAGFAFDPLTGQWSLTDDIGVNFIAFGVKNNQ, from the exons ATGTCTAGCAGGATGTTTTCTAGGAGTTTGTATAATTTACGGAATTTATCGAGAAGGAGCGGCTTTAGACCTGCAGTTATTGCAGCTGTCCAGCCTCATGTTTGGAATAGGTCTTATGTGAGCACTCCTCAGCCTGCAGCTTCGGCGTCTACTTCTTCGTTGAATCAAGCCGAACTAGCTAAATTTGCGGCTATAGCTGATAGTTG GTGGGATGCAGAAGGACCCTTCAAGCCGTTGCATGTCATGAATCCTACAAGACTAGCTTTTATTCGGTCGACTCTTTGCAGACATTTTgg CAAGGATCCATTTTCTGCAAGACCATTTGAAGGACTAAAATTTATAGATGTTGGTTGTGGAGGAGGTATCTTATCTGAG CCTTTGGCACGCATGGGAGCTTCAGTGACGGGAATTGATGCTGTGGATAAGAACATCAAGATTGCACGTCTTCATGCA GAATTGGATCCAGTAGCTTCCTCAATTGAATATCGTTGCACAACTGCTG AAAATTTGGTTGAGGAGAAGGAGGAGTTTGATGCTGTTCTAGCATTGGAG GTAATTGAACATGTAGCAGAACCTGCTGAATTTTGCAAATCTTTGTCAGCACTAACTGCGTCTAATGGAGCTACTGTCATCTCAACAATTAACCGTTCTATGAGAGCGTATGCAACTGCCATTATTGCTGCAGAGTACATCCTACATTGG CTTCCCAAGGGTACACATCAATGGTCGAGTTTTCTAACTCCTGAAGAACTAGTAATGATACTGCAACGTGCATCTATCTCC GTTGAAGAGATGGCTGGCTTTGCGTTTGACCCTTTGACCGGTCAGTGGTCTCTTACTGATGATATTGGTGTTAATTTTATTGCTTTTGGTGTTAAAAACAACCAATAG
- the LOC122609006 gene encoding phosphatidylglycerophosphate phosphatase 1, chloroplastic/mitochondrial: MLSPPYQIPHCCFKLHTTPFKIQTLSHHHHQSNIKTIPKSHYTTGIFYTIDKHHYPHHHHQNHQNRNNDDDYNEDDYDQSNFRNRFCDYSPIYLNDTQKEKPQIVTDKSKESRWGILSNMWWADLKAAVGQRINVEGLLFSVSVITKNRNWVIPHVSVPDIRYIDWAALKKKGFEGVVFDKDNTLTVPYSLALWGPISESVESCKSVFGNNIAVFSNSAGLQEYDPDGRKARAVEFVIGIRVIRHQVKKPAGSAEEIERHFGCDSSKLIMVGDRPFTDIVYGNRNGFLTILTKPLSLAEEPFIVRQVRRIELALVNRWLRKGLKPANQRLSSDPSDCVKELPPL; this comes from the exons atgttatcaCCCCCATATCAAATCCCCCATTGTTGTTTCAAGTTACACACTACTCCtttcaagattcaaactttatcacatcatcatcatcaatccaACATAAAAACAATCCCCAAATCCCATTACACAACAGGAATCTTTTACACCATAGATAAACATCATTAcccacatcatcatcatcaaaaccatcaaaatagaaataatgACGATGATTACAATGAAGATGATTATGATCAATCCAACTTCCGAAATCGGTTCTGTGACTATTCTCCTATCTATTTGAACGATACCCAGAAGGAAAAACCTCAAATTGTTACAGATAAAAGTAAAGAATCTCGTTGGggcattttatcaaacatgTGGTGGGCAGACTTGAAAGCAGCTGTTGGGCAAAGGATTAATGTTGAAGGGCTTcttttttcggtttcggttaTTACTAAGAACAGAAATTGGGTTATTCCTCATGTTTCTGTGCCTGATATTCGGTATATTGATTGGGCTGCTTTGAAAAAGAAAGGATTTGAAGGTGTTGTGTTTGATAAAGATAATACATTGACTGTTCCTTATTCGTTGGCATTGTGGGGCCCGATTTCGGAGTCTGTGGAGTCTTGTAAGTCGGTTTTCGGGAACAATATTGCTGTTTTTAGTAACTCTGCTG GACTTCAGGAGTATGACCCTGATGGCAGGAAAGCTAGAGCAGTTGAATTTGTTATCGGTATTCGCGTAATCAGACATC AGGTGAAGAAGCCAGCTGGATCAGCTGAAGAAATCGAAAGACACTTTGGATGTGATTCGTCAAAACTCATAATg gttggtgatcgtCCCTTCACAGACATCGTTTATGGAAATAGAAATGGTTTTCTTACTATATTGACTAAGCCTCTGAGTCTTGCAGAGGAGCCTTTCATTGTTAGGCAG GTTAGGAGAATTGAGCTGGCTCTTGTGAACCGGTGGTTGAGGAAGGGGTTAAAACCTGCCAATCAGAGGCTTTCTTCAGATCCTTCGGATTGTGTGAAAGAGCTACCACCCTTGTAA
- the LOC122584676 gene encoding G-type lectin S-receptor-like serine/threonine-protein kinase SD2-5, with translation MMKLKPWITFYCFFLFIILNYYLATAQPFDYPTANLSTIWTNNISAPHSVNFTDGSTVRAILLRGTFGPRYACGFYCNGDCTNYLFAVFIVQTNSGGNIVLPASGYPQVVWSANRDLPIRVGATVSLTSAGDLVLQDVDGRAVWTANTTGKSVVGMNLTDAGNLVLFDVNRSVVWQSFDYPTDSLVPGQRLFQGKQLIPSVSSTNWTTQKDLIFLQVVEKSGLYAYVESNPPQVYYSNLVSDKNASIEKGYVRFLNGSLSLFIHSAEPSDPDGEISIPQASSAQFMKLMPDGHLKVFEWQVGWTEVADVFSHSLEDCDYPLACGRNGVCSDNQQCSCPVSSSPRIDYFRALNDRQPNLGCSERTPLTCNATQDQVFIELENVKYFTDFTFKDMEKVNMETCKQACLNNCSCKAALFRYGFNSSNGDCYLPSDLFTMRNVDPNIIHFNASAFVKVQNVRSPTSSTPQIPRRKSRGTTIVLTSIAGSFLLLLVIVGFIIFIIRKRRWNAKMEEEYIDEVPGMPTRFSYAELRTATDNFSKKLGQGGFGSVFEGTLEDGSKIAVKCLEGLGKVNKSFLAEVESIGSIHHVNLVRLRGFCAWKSERFLVYDFMSNGSLDRWIYHTDREHVLDWKCRKKIIHDIAKGLAYLHEDCRQKIIHLDIKPQNILLDNDFNAKVSDFGLSKLIDRNETEVMTTMRGTPGYLAPEWLSSIITEKVDVYSFGIVLLEILCGRKNFDRSQPEESWHLLGVFQKSWEQKALLDIVDKYSEDMQTHDAEVVEMMKVASWCLQTDYTKRPSMSTVIKVLDGMLAVESNLDYNFTDPRLQKTAVEHEKDFTPLLPSVLSGPR, from the coding sequence atgatgaaactgaaaccATGGAtcactttttattgttttttcttatttatcatCTTAAATTATTACTTGGCCACTGCTCAGCCCTTCGATTATCCAACTGCAAATCTTTCCACCATATGGACTAACAACATATCTGCACCTCACTCAGTTAACTTCACTGATGGGTCAACGGTCCGAGCCATTCTCCTTAGAGGAACGTTCGGGCCTAGATATGCATGTGGTTTCTATTGCAATGGAGACTGCACTAACTACCTTTTTGCAGTCTTCATTGTTCAAACCAATAGTGGGGGAAATATTGTTCTACCAGCTAGTGGTTACCCTCAAGTCGTTTGGTCAGCAAACCGAGATCTTCCAATTCGGGTTGGAGCAACAGTGAGTCTCACTTCAGCTGGAGATTTAGTCCTGCAGGATGTCGATGGACGAGCTGTTTGGACTGCCAATACTACTGGGAAATCTGTTGTTGGTATGAACTTAACTGATGCTGGAAATCTAGTGTTGTTTGATGTTAACCGCTCTGTGGTTTGGCAATCTTTTGATTACCCAACAGATAGTTTGGTACCGGGTCAAAGACTGTTTCAAGGGAAGCAGCTGATACCCAGTGTTTCGTCTACAAATTGGACGACTCAAAAAGATTTGATTTTTCTTCAAGTAGTTGAAAAATCAGGTTTGTATGCTTATGTTGAATCAAACCCGCCTCAAGTTTATTATAGTAACTTGGTTTCTGACAAAAATGCTAGTATAGAAAAGGGTTATGTAAGGTTTTTAAATGGGAGTTTGTCTTTATTCATTCATTCTGCCGAGCCTAGTGATCCTGATGGTGAGATTTCCATACCTCAAGCATCATCGGCTCAGTTTATGAAACTGATGCCGGATGGGCATTTGAAGGTGTTCGAGTGGCAAGTAGGGTGGACAGAGGTGGCTGATGTATTTAGCCATTCTCTTGAAGATTGTGATTATCCTCTGGCTTGTGGACGTAATGGTGTTTGCTCTGATAATCAGCAATGTAGCTGTCCTGTATCAAGCTCTCCCCGGATAGACTATTTCAGAGCATTGAATGATCGGCAGCCCAATCTTGGTTGTTCTGAACGTACTCCTCTCACATGTAATGCTACACAAGATCAAGTTTTTATCGAACTTGAGAATGTAAAGTACTTCACAGACTTCACCTTCAAAGACATGGAGAAGGTGAATATGGAGACTTGCAAACAAGCATGTCTCAACAACTGCTCGTGTAAAGCAGCTCTGTTTCGGTATGGTTTCAATTCTTCAAATGGGGATTGTTATTTACCTTCTGACCTCTTTACAATGAGGAATGTTGATCcaaatataattcatttcaatGCTTCAGCTTTTGTAAAGGTCCAAAATGTAAGATCGCCTACTTCTTCTACCCCCCAAATACCACGGAGAAAAAGTCGGGGTACAACAATAGTTTTAACTTCCATCGCTGGAagttttttgcttttgcttGTGATTGTTGGTTTTATCATATTTATAATTCGCAAACGAAGGTGGAACGCTAAAATGGAGGAAGAGTATATAGATGAAGTGCCAGGAATGCCCACTCGGTTTTCCTATGCAGAACTGAGAACCGCAACCGACAATTTCAGCAAAAAGCTTGGCCAAGGAGGATTTGGATCAGTTTTTGAAGGGACTCTTGAAGATGGCTCGAAAATTGCAGTAAAATGTCTTGAGGGTCTTGGGAAAGTTAACAAATCCTTCTTAGCTGAGGTTGAATCCATTGGAAGTATTCATCATGTGAATCTAGTTAGACTTAGAGGATTCTGTGCATGGAAATCAGAACGATTTCTCGTTTATGATTTCATGAGTAATGGATCATTAGATCGATGGATCTACCATACAGATCGAGAGCATGTCCTTGACTGGAAATGCAGaaaaaaaatcatccatgaTATAGCCAAAGGTTTAGCATATCTCCATGAAGATTGTAGACAAAAAATTATCCACCTTGATATTAAACCTCAAAACATACTCCTAGACAACGATTTCAATGCCAAAGTTTCTGATTTTGGGTTATCTAAGCTCATTGATAGAAATGAAACTGAGGTGATGACTACAATGAGGGGAACGCCTGGCTATCTGGCTCCAGAATGGTTAAGCTCGATTATCACTGAAAAAGTGGATGTGTACAGCTTTGGGATCGTTCTCTTGGAGATCTTGTGTGGGAGGAAGAATTTTGACAGATCTCAGCCCGAGGAAAGTTGGCACCTACTTGGCGTCTTCCAAAAAAGTTGGGAACAGAAAGCTTTGTTAGATATAGTTGACAAGTACAGTGAAGATATGCAAACACACGATGCAGAAGTCGTGGAGATGATGAAAGTGGCTTCATGGTGTTTACAAACAGATTATACGAAAAGGCCTTCAATGTCGACAGTGATTAAGGTATTAGATGGGATGTTGGCAGTTGAATCTAATTTGGATTACAACTTCACAGATCCAAGACTGCAGAAAACTGCAGTTGAACATGAAAAAGATTTTACACCATTGTTGCCTTCTGTTCTATCTGGGCCTAGATGA
- the LOC122591251 gene encoding uncharacterized protein LOC122591251, producing MPKDKSRKRIIDVNVDMEISVKLFDMELPLSPNFLADRVPGLDMEISVELFDMFKKKGFVNKEGYLINDGRVIPWKEAMNERKISLPNKLLVSYIQEKLNLAFAYHEMTSLQSEQIFNSFESHMR from the coding sequence ATGCCGAAAGATAAAAGTAGGAAAAGGATAATCGATGTGAATGTTGACATGGAGATTTCTGTTAAATTGTTTGATATGGAGTTGCCCTTATCGCCGAATTTTCTTGCTGATAGAGTTCCAGGACTTGACATGGAGATTTCTGTAGAATTGTTTGATATGTTTAAAAAGAAGGGCTTTGTAAACAAAGAGGGCTATTTGATTAACGATGGGCGGGTGATACCTTGGAAAGAAGCAATGAATGAAAGGAAGATTAGTTTGCCTAATAAGCTTTTGGTCAGTTACATTCAGGAGAAACTGAATCTTGCATTTGCGTATCATGAAATGACGAGCTTGCAATCCGAGCAAATATTTAACTCGTTTGAATCTCATATGAGATAA